GTTTGTGGATGGAAGGTGTATCTATGGGTAGGTGAAAATTGAAGCAAGCGCATAAAAAATTTGTAGCGTGGACTGCACAGGGGGCTGCCACCAGAGGCACTCAACCAGGTTTTCGATGGCAAAACCGATGAGTTTCAAGTAGAAGATCTCCAGATCAAGGTGATATCGTTCATGCGGGGTTTTGAAAACTTCAGCTAGACTATTCTTCAATGGAATGCCTTTTACCAGACTGGCGGTAGTGCACATAAGCCCACACGTACCCTCTGTCGAATGCAAGCTTCTTCCCTAACCAATTCTCTGGAAGATGTAAAATCTGGTCCTTTAAGTTCAGTTTCTGTCAGATAAAGCGCTTCCTTCCCAATCCTCAAAACTTTTTGTATTTCTTGTGGGTGATAGATGGATGCAGTCAGCGATGAGAAGCAAACAccgatttcgcagccattcaaAATCCATATGTCCACTCATCTAGTGGATAGGATTTTTACCATACTTTCCTCCAAaactattttttttttttttttttttgcaagaaCTCGACTTATCtgctttgatgaattgCTAAGGTTAGGAAGTAATCTTCTTTAAAAAGATTCCGATGACATTCACTTTGTTGTTCATAGTAGAGGAGAGAATGGATCGAAGCAATGCTGGAAGGTTGCCTGAGGCAACAGTGAAGTTGAGGCAAGGAGATGTATAGACCTTGAGGCAGGCGGGATAAGAAATTTTCATCATGTAGAAAAATAAGTTGAATTCTGAAAGTATTGTCCAAGCATACTttctcatttgcagccattatcACTCATGGCAGTTCGTCTTCGTACATACTAAAAAGTGTCTGTTCAAATTTTCACAATCTGGGTTTAACTTACATTGATGTTGCGGGACGAAACGAGTTTCAAATAGAAACTGATCGTTTTTTGTGATTCGACTTGACACGAACGAATCTATCGGATGAGACTCATTCTTGGGCTTCAGATGTCTATTCAATCTGCATTGTTAAGAAGCTGCCTTTTCAGGCGGGTTTGCTTACCTTTGAGGGAGTACCCAAGTCTTCGATTGAAAAAAGTGTAGTCTGAGCTGATATGTGGATTTGTAGTTCCGTGAAGTAAAGTTTAATCTACTAGTCGGccatttgcagcaattATCATCTCGCGGGAAATCCAAATAACAAGAGTAAATTTGAATATGGACTGGATCGTACCTAACGAGCGGTTTGAACCCAAAGTAAAGCACATGTATACATATATGCTCTTTACACGGAAAGCCCACCCTTAATGCCTTTTGTAGTCACAAATatcaagaatttcaaaaaataataCTCCCATCTGGATAGTTTTCGAACAACAACGTCAGTGTCCCACACATTTGCAAGACCTCTTGGTCTATTCCCCAGTCAAGCACCAAAGACACAAATCACCAGCCTCGGAATTACCCAAGATTCCAGATGTACCTAAAAAAACCAATTCTGAACCCATTCTGTCCATTTAATTTCTGTCCATTTCTTCCGATCCTTTCGCCCCTCGTGGTGACATGTAGAGCGGGCTTTCTTCCATACTATAGCATCGCTTACTGAGCAAATTGAGATATTTACCACTGCCCACACAGATGACCCAAGATGACGTTTTTGAGCCTCTGTAACTACACTTGCACTTCAACTGCAAGAATAGCGCATAATTATCCtgaaaaaagcaaagcttCGAACTAGCACCACCTAGAAAGAACCTCGGGAATGGGTGGTCCCGAGTACCGTGACCTGCACATACACAAGGTGTAAATCGACAAAATAACCATACTCTTAGACTTATCACTTCTCCCCCCTCCAAGTATGAGCAGTGCAAAGGCTTCCAGCATCGACGTCACACTGCCTCAAGCGCACGAAGAGTCCCGCTCGCTGGAGTCGCCGTTCACCGACGATCACAGAGCGAATTTGAGCCAGTCTGCGGAAAACGAGCAACATCTCCATTCCAGAGCATCTGGTGAGGAAGAcacagaaagaagagacgaTTTGGAGACCGAATCGGATAGCGATCTGGATTATGCTGTGCCTCCGAGGAAGGAGCACTCAAGGAGACCAAATGACAACGCgtttcagcagcagcgtcTCAAAGCGGTGAATCCGGTCATTACCGCTAAATGGCTCATTTCGATCTTCTTGGGAATGGGGGTTTTTCTCATTCCTTTGGGTGGTGCCATGTGGTTGGCTGCCCACAGAGTGCaagacttgaagattgACTACTCACAGTGTGAAAATTTGGCGTCGTTGGACCATTGGCTGCCTATTCCAGAGAAGTACACTACATACAACTACCACGGAAACAAACAGGTGCAGCAGGCGCAGTGGAGGTTGGACACGGACGAAAGCCAGCCGTTTGAAGACGAAAGACGCGTCTGCAGAATCCAGTTCCACGTTCCCCACGACTTGAAGTCGCctctttactttttttACCGGCTCGAGAAGTTTTCCCAGAACCATAGAAGGTACGCCAAATCCTTCTCTGAAGACCAGATTGAGGGAAAAGCTGCCTCTTTGAATTCCATCAAGGGCAGTGTCGGTGAGAACTGCGAGCCTCTTTCGCAGAACGATGAGGGTAAAAAGTACTACCCTTGTGGGCTTATAGCCAATTCTTTGTTCAACGACACGTACAGCTCGACTTTGCGGGGTGTCAACGGCACCTCAGAAGATTACGTGATGTCCCGGAAGAACATCGCCTGGTCCACGAATAAAAACAGgttcaagaagaccaagTACAGTCACACCGAAATTGCTCCGCCCCCAAACTGGTACAAGCGGTTCCCAAACGGCTACAACGAGACGAATGTGCCTGACATTTCCACATGGGAGGACTTTCAAAACTGGATGTTTACGTCAGCGCTTcagaacttcaacaaattgtATATGAAGAATGTGAACGAGCTGCTTAAGGAAGGTATTTACGAGGTGTCTGTTGGGTTACACTTCCCTGTGTTGCCGTACGAgggaaagaagatgatcttCATCTCTCAGCGTTCAGCCATTGGTggcaagaacttcttcctTGGCTTCTCCTGGATTGCCGGCGGAGCCGTGTGTTTGATCATGGGCATTCTCATTCTTGTGTTGAACACCATCAAGCCTAGAAAACCCGGAGACGAGCAACTACTCAGCTGGGTCCGGGAATCCATGAAGGAGGACTCGAAGGACACTCCTAATGAGAACTCTGTCAGCGGATCGTCGGGCGGCACCAAGGGCAACAGCGACTAGAGCACGTGAATAGTccacaagaaagagaaggcaaGCCGAACCGTCGAGTTTACAACGCAGATGAAGCAGCCTATGTGATCTCGGAAAGCGAATTGCGATCACCAAAGTGAAATCCGCTTTTAAATTTCGCTTTGTGTGGTCCCCAGGGTAGGACCTAGACAATCCCAATCCCATGTGGGCGCAAAATGGCACAGGGCGGTAAAAGTGTGGCACTACCACACAGTGGCCAGATATTTTGACTTGGAAAAACTATTTTATAGTTGCATCTACGAACGTCATCGTAAATTATGATGAATCGAGAATTCTGGCAACGAATGGGGTCAGCCAAGGGCAGGATTTGAGAGGGTTCTCGTTTAGTGCGACGCATATTATTTGCGCCAGGGAGGAAAAAGAGTTAAGAATATGCGTCAACAGACGCACAAAAAACCCTCCCAGCCGCGAGGCGAGCCAGACAAAGATCATTTGGGCGGACCCGAAGGGGCCGTGAGATGGAGACCGGAGGGTTTAAATGTTTCAAGCGGCTAATATTATGTAAGTTCAAAATTTGCAGTCCAATCAGAAAGGATAGGGCAAACCAGCATCTGGATTAAGTGGTCTCGAAGCATCGAATCGTGCCTGGCGGTGCATTCGTTTGCCTGCCACAGCCTGCGGAAAAACTTGCCTCTAGTGCGGCGCAGcgccaaaaaaagaaaaaaaaaatcaatttcCAACCCACAAAGCGCAAAGGTTTAAATAGACCCATCTCTCCACCATGTTTTGGTCTTTAGcattttgatcttttccAGGTTGTCTGCCAAATTTTTTCGTCATACACTTCGGCAATGTCGGCCCAGTGGCGCTTGCTGGAGCCGTTGGTCCATTTGGACGAGAACGTGACGGTTCTATTTATCATTCACACACTGATGCTCTCGTAcgcagagaagaaataCTCGTTTGTCGTGTCTCCTGATGATACGATCGAGGCAGTTCTCCAGCTGTTGTTCAAGATTTGTGCCCAGAAGATCACCTCGGACTCACCGCTTCATTATACTGATATTGACCATATACAGCTCCCCAGTGGCGTGAAGCTACGGCCTCATCAGTTCAGAACTCCCATTCTGGTTTACATAGGGCATGATGACGCCATCGTGGTGAGAATGCGGTTTTCGTGGCAGAGAGAATTGGCAGAAGGGTTTGCCTACTTCATGGTTTTCTTTGTCATTGCCGCTGTGGTTTTGTTTGCGGTGATGCAGATACTGCGGTTGGTCAGTTGAGGCGAGAGAGAGAGCCTTGAAGTTTCTCTGAGCTTGAGTCACGATCATGCTTCGAGGGAACTATGATGTTTAGAGCAGGACGTTCATGAACAGATGCTACACGGCTGGCCGCTGGAGCACTCGAGAGCGCAGAACCACCGTTAATGCGCTCCATCGAAACTACAAACCTGGCAGACTTCTTCAGGTACCCATCGCTGTCGAGTCGGACACACATTGTATAGAAATGTAAAatacagaagaagagaccaTAAAAAGTAGACTTCCTGAAGTTAATCAGCAACAAGCCTTTTGCCGTGTAAAAGAAATCACTCAAACTTGACTGAAAAAAAGGACTTGACAGATTAATGAGCCAACAATTCTGTCATAAAGTAACTACCACCAACAAACGCAACGCATCTACCGCTCACTGTAACCTATGTGTTTGCAAAAACGCTGCGTACCtgctttttcgcagccattcccACTTCTCTAACAACCATTCGGGCCAGAGTCCATACAATAATAAAGAATTAGCCTTATGGCAAATTCAAACCACGATCCAAACACGCAATTGGCCCTGTATTAAAAAATCAGAGCTCCCTCAAGCTTTCTCCGTCCACCAGACCCCACGTCTCTATCTCTTTCTCTATGTCGCGTTTAGCGTAAACagacatcatcaccaactatatacctcctc
This region of Candidozyma auris chromosome 6, complete sequence genomic DNA includes:
- the LEM3 gene encoding Lem3p; translation: MSSAKASSIDVTSPQAHEESRSSESPFTDDHRANLSQSAENEQHLHSRASGEEDTERRDDLETESDSDSDYAVPPRKEHSRRPNDNAFQQQRLKAVNPVITAKWLISIFLGMGVFLIPLGGAMWLAAHRVQDLKIDYSQCENLASLDHWSPIPEKYTTYNYHGNKQVQQAQWRLDTDESQPFEDERRVCRIQFHVPHDLKSPLYFFYRLEKFSQNHRRYAKSFSEDQIEGKAASLNSIKGSVGENCEPLSQNDEGKKYYPCGLIANSLFNDTYSSTLRGVNGTSEDYVMSRKNIAWSTNKNRFKKTKYSHTEIAPPPNWYKRFPNGYNETNVPDISTWEDFQNWMFTSALQNFNKLYMKNVNESLKEGIYEVSVGLHFPVLPYEGKKMIFISQRSAIGGKNFFLGFSWIAGGAVCLIMGILILVLNTIKPRKPGDEQLLSWVRESMKEDSKDTPNENSVSGSSGGTKGNSD